A genomic stretch from Pomacea canaliculata isolate SZHN2017 linkage group LG2, ASM307304v1, whole genome shotgun sequence includes:
- the LOC112557401 gene encoding uncharacterized protein LOC112557401, whose amino-acid sequence MASSHPELINTMAACETALHELRREAYLAVDAKGVNLSKTGPVTLLLIGTKDGQVYLFDVLTEPKILQTGELKDILESDSIVKVMHCCKTAAEALYWQFGVKLHNVFDTQLAHMQLQGRRYPSRMKLAEVCGLYCPQKAALLQERQEAELRWSKSEPDVWAKRPGTKEMIDCASQDVIVLIPELYEEMERIVKEKDLRSQLTTRTRKDIEATMDKKVKETIDREEDDMALAILQDFAKTTSVTHLSDITDEDVLAAIKRLRFDYLQKEGLPPNMRNLKIEFLTTEVDKIKKELDEKGDAIVPGSDMFSYLFISICHSGNSTPLKNLAKETEQRLDKIVLKDIASKYNKETPITHLAEFEKRTLSRSLYPKRENLDPVVLRLYWLQQEEDLDNTEKQFLENPSTFKINPRYLKNIKFFFSNSGVPTRLKTKARNFLESLQKKGLV is encoded by the exons ATGGCCTCCTCGCACCCTGAACTTATCAACACGATGGCAGCCTGTGAGACCGCACTGCACGAGCTCCGAAGAGAAGCCTACCTGGCTGTTGATGCCAAAGGTGTGAACCTCAGCAAGACCGGTCCTGTAACCCTCCTGTTGATAGGAACTAAGGACGGCCAGGTCTACCTCTTTGATGTTCTCACCGAGCCGAAAATCCTTCAGACAGGTGAACTGAAAGACATTCTGGAAAGTGACAGCATTGTGAAG GTGATGCACTGCTGCAAGACTGCCGCTGAGGCTCTGTACTGGCAGTTCGGGGTGAAGCTGCACAACGTGTTTGACACGCAGCTGGCTCACATGCAGCTGCAGGGACGACGTTACCCCAGCCGCATGAAGCTGGCCGAGGTGTGTGGGCTCTACTGCCCTCAGAAAGCCGCCCTCTTACAGGAGAGACAGGAGGCAGAA TTGCGGTGGTCCAAGAGTGAACCGGATGTCTGGGCCAAGCGTCCAGGGACGAAAGAAATGATCGACTGCGCAAGTCAGGACGTGATTGTCCTGATACCGGAACTATATGAGGAAATGGAAAG AATTGTAAAGGAGAAAGACCTGAGGAGCCAACTGACCACTCGAACTCGTAAAGACATCGAGGCGACGATGGACAAGAAGGTGAAGGAGACCATCGATAGAGAAGAAGATGACATGGCTCTAGCGATTCTTCAAGACTTCGCGAAGACCACATCCGTAACTCATCTCTCTGATATCACGGATGAG GATGTCTTGGCCGCGATCAAACGGTTGAGGTTTGATTACCTGCAGAAGGAAGGCTTGCCTCCGAACATGCGGAACCTGAAGATTGAATTCCTCACAACCGAGgtcgacaaaataaaaaaagaattagatGAAAAG gGAGATGCCATTGTGCCTGGCAGTGACATGTTTTCGTACCTCTTTATAAGCATATGCCATTCAGGAAACTCTACCCCCTTGAAGAATCTGGCCAAAGAGACTGAACAACGGTTAGACAAAATCGTATTGAAAGACATAGCGAGCAAATATAACAAGGAAACACCTATCACCCACCTGGCAGAATTTGAAAAACGTACCCTTAGCCGAAGCTTGTATCCTAAGAGGGAGAACCTGGACCCTGTGGTGCTGCGCCTGTACTGGCTGCAGCAGGAAGAGGACCTCGACAACACCGAGAAACAGTTCCTCGAGAATCCATCTACTTTCAAGATAAACCCACGCtacctgaaaaatattaaattctttttcaGTAATAGCGGCGTTCCCACCCGACTGAAGACAAAGGCCCGGAATTTCCTGGAAAGTTTGCAGAAAAAAGGACTTGTATAA